The genomic stretch TGTTGGTGGCGGCGATGACGCGGACTTCAACCGGGATCAGCTCCCGCCCCCCGACCCGCTCCACTCGATGCTCCTGGAGGAAGCGCAACAGCTTGACCTGCAGCGCAAGGGGGAGTTCCCCGATTTCGTCCAGGAACAGGGTCCCCAGGTTGGCGTACTCGATCTTTCCTTTCACCTTGGCGCTGGCCCCGGTGAACGACCCCTTCTCGTGTCCGAACAGCTCGCTCTCCAGGAGGGTTTCCGGGATCGCACCGCAATTGATGGCGATGAACGGCCCCTCGCGCACCTGGCTCAACCGGTGGACCTCCCGTGCCACAAGTTCCTTCCCGGTCCCGCTCTCTCCCGTGACGAGGACGGAAACGTCGGTGGTCGCCACCTTTCGGATGAGGGAGAAGACGCGTTGCATCCGGGGACTGTTCCCGATGAGCGCCGAGAAATCCCCGCGGAGCGCTTTCTCTTTCAGGGCGAGGTTTTCCCGCTCGAGGGCGAGGATGTTCAGTGCCCTCTTCAGGACGATCTTCACTTCCGGCATGTCCGCGGGCTTCAGGAAATAATCGAAGGCCCCCCGATCGATGGCCTTCAAGGCGGATTCCTTCTCGCTGTTCCCGGTCACGACGATGACTTTCGCCTCGCGATCCGCAATGAGAATCTGTTCGAGGGTGATCAGCCCCTCTTCCGCGGATCTCGGATGCGGCGGCAACCCGAGGTCGAGAAGGATCAGGGAGGGACGATCGGAATCCATCCTTTCGAGAGCGCTTTTCCGATCCGCCGCCGTGAGGACGTCGTACGAATCGGCCAGCGCCCACTTCATCTGGCTGCGGATCACCTCCTCGTCTTCGACGATGAGAATTTTCGGTTTCTCCATCAGTCGCTCTCATGGGTGGGTAAAAGAATCGTGAACGTCGTTCCCTTGCCCACCGCGCTTTCCACCTCGATCCTCCCCCCGTGCGCTTCGACGATCTGTTTCGATTGGAAAAGCCCGACGCCGAAGCCCGTGCTTTTCGTCGTGGAAAACATCCTGAACAGGTTCTTCTCGAGATAATCCTTCGGGATCCCGCATCCGTTGTCCGAGACGATAACCCGGATGGTTCCGTTCCCGGGAGCGGTTCGGACGCGGATCTCGCCGTTCGCGCCGGTCGCCTCGTCCGCGTTCAGGACGAGGTTCGTGATCACCTTCTTCACCTGGTCCCGATCTACGTCGATGGCGGGCAGCGCCGGGTAATGTTCCACGATCCGGGACTTGATGGACTCCCTCATCTCCCGGATGGTACCCCGGATCACGCCGTTCAGGTCGACCGTTTTTCGGTCCAGGGCGGATTCCCCTGAGAAGACCGAGACATGCTCTATGAGCCGCTTCATCTTCTCAACGGTTCCGGAGATCCCCAGCATCATGTCTTTCCGGAACACGGGATCGTCGTACCGTTTGTCCATGTTCGCGAGCATCAGGGAGAGCATCGAGATGAAATTCTTCAGGTCGTGGAGGACGAAGGCGGAGAAGGAATGGAAGGCCTCCTTCTCCCTGGACCGGAGGAGTTTCTCGGTCAGTCTCGCCTTCAGGATGGCGCTTCCCACCTGCTTGGCGATGACCCTCATCAATTCGTGATCTTCCCGATCCAGGGGGTTCCGGTGGGCACTCCTGGACAACCCGAGGATTCCCAGGAGCTGTTGTTCGATGACGATGGGAACCAGGATGGAGATCCCCGCGGAAGCAAGTCGCTCGTCCGAGGGATCTTTGATCATATACGCTTGAACGTTTTCAGGGTGCAGAATGAGCGGAACGTCTTTCTCCGTCAGAATCGTCAGGGTTTGCGGCTCAAAGGGAAGCACGTTGTACGGGTCTTCGCCGGCCGGATTCACGATCTTGTACCGGTGGTCGGCTTCGTCCTGCACCCACAGGAGGGTCCTTCCGATCCAGAAATTTTCGTAGATCTTCTTCGCGATGATCGGGAGCAGATCCTCCGCGCCGATCTTGCCGCTCAAACGGTCGGTCCAATCCAGCCATTCCTTCCGGTAGTCGTATTTGAACCGGTAGAAGTTCTCGTACAGGAAGCGGGTTGTCTTTTTCCGGACGGTTTCCGACAAGGCAAGGATCGCCAGGAACAGCGCCGAAACGAACACGAACAGGAAGGAAAGGTAAAAACTGAAATCGCCCCCATAGCTCCTGATGAGATGGGCGATCAGGGCGATGGCGATGAAAGACCCGCCGACGAAGAGGACCGAAAAGGAATGGTAGATCATTTGGCGGCCGATGGAAACGTTCACGTCCAGAAGACGATGGCGGACCAGGGAGAAGGAGATCAGGATGCATCCGATGAGGATGATCGTGGTGGAGAGGTAGGTGTAATCGACGAATATCAAAGGATAGATCAATTTATATGCCAGTGTGTAGATCAGGAAAAGAAGGACCGAGACGATCCCCAGAACCATGTACTTGATGCGCCAACGTTGCCTGTGGTCCGCCGACCGGAAGGTCGCCTCGAAATTGGCGATGGTGAACGTGAGGCAATAGATGGAAAAAAAAGGGAAAACGGCGTCGAGGCTGAAGGGTATTCCCCTCGAAAAATACTCCGCGGGCACCAGGAGGACAGCGAGGAAGAAGAGGGTCGCGAGCCATACGCCCGCAAGCACCCACTTCCATCGGGAAAGGAAATCCACGGGATTATCCCTTCCGAACACTGTGCTGAAGGATAGCCAGGAAGCCGGAAGGAGGATGCTTCCGGCCACGGCCAATGTGTACAAGAATCGGGGGGGGACAGGGAAAAGATCATTGACCGACGCCGCGTACCCGCACTCCACCATCGCCAGCGTCGACATGCCGATCGCAAAAAAAATATTCGAAACGTTTTTCGGGTTCCTGGAAAAGACGAACAACGCGAGGCCGATGCAATATATCCCACCGGCGATGGGTAGATAGGGGAGTATTTCCAGGGCCATGTTGTAATCTTATCGAAAGAAGCCCATCTCTTGTTTAAATTTCGATCGGTGTACCGGGCGCCCCCGATAAACGTGGTCCGGGATTACGATATCGAAACGGCGATCACAGTTCCGAAATATCTACGACCGAAAATATCTCATAACTGTTTGAAATGTTTACGATTACAACTCGGTATGTCGCTTGCTCTTCCGGAACAAACGGAGGAGAAGCGCATTGCACCCTCAAACCCGGTGGACTCTATCCATTGCCATGATGATCCTGCTGGCGGTTCTCGCCGGCTGCGGAGGCGGAGGTGACGGCGGTGGAACGCCGCTTCCGGCCAAGATCCTGAGTTGGGCCCCCCCGGATTCGTATACCGACAGCACCTCATTGGACCCCGGGACGGATCTGCAGGAGTATGAAATCTATGTGAGCGAGTCGGGCTCCTTTTCCGAATCCAGCACACCAAGCGCGGTCGTCAGGGCGGCGGACACCACGACCCACACTCCCACGACCTCGTTCAATCTCGCCAACATCGGCCATCTGTCCATGGGGGTCGTCTACCGGGTATCGATGCGCGCCGTCGCCGTCACGGGCCTCAAATCCGGTTTCTCTCCCCCCGCTTCCTTCTCCTTCTGATTGCCTCCTCCGCATCGCTCACGTAGAATTCAACCAGAACCGACGGGGGTTTTCCGGATGGAGCACTTCGCGGTGGCCATCCTGTCCAGTTTCCGCGCCGGGATCGTGGCGATCCGGTCGGACGGGACGGTGGTCTACATCAATCCGATCGGGGCGAAGATCCTCGAAGGCTGCTCCCTCCGGGAAGGGGAGAACATCCATCCCCGGGCGGCGGAGAACGTCTTCTTCCGCGTGTTGAGCGAAGCCCTCTCGATGAATCACCTCCCCACGCGCGTCGAGGCGGAATTGCCGGGGAGGGACGGGGAGCGGCAGAGCCTCGGTTTCACCCTCGCGGTCCTGAAGGAAAATGATGGCCGGGTCGGGATCTGCGCTTTTTTCAAGGACCTGACCCACGTGGAGATGACCGAGGAGAGCGAGAACCTGAAGCAGCGGCTGCTCATGCTCGGGCAGATGGCGGCCGGGCTGGCCCACGAGATACGGAATCCGATCGCGAGCATCGGCGTCCACGCGAGCATCCTCCGTTCCCACCTGTCCGGAAACGAGAAGCTTCTATCCTCGGTCGGGATGATGTCCCGGGAGATAGAGAAGGTCGAATACATCATCCGGGAATGCCTGAACTTCGTGCGCCCGGCGGAGCTCGGGATCAAGCTGGTCCATGTTGGAGCGCTTCTCGACGGCGTCATCGCGCGGATGATCACCCTCCATCCCGACATGAAATTTTCGATCCAGATCCCCGGGAACGGGAACCTGAAGGTCGAAGCGGATGCCGCCCTCCTCGAACAGGCGTTGACGAACATCCTGGCCAATGCGGCGGATGCCTGCCACGGGAAAGGGAACGTCAACGTCCTGGTAGGGACGTCCCGCCACTTCACCGAGGCGGTGCGGCTCAACAGGTGGGTGGAAAAATTCCTTCCCGGCAATTCGGGGAAGGAGGAGGAGTTCATCCGGATACACATCCGCGACGACGGCCCCGGCATCTCCCAGGAGCTCCAGGATCGGATCTTCGTCCCCTTCTTCACCACGAAAAAAACCGGGACCGGGATCGGCCTTTCGCTGGCCCAGAAGATCGTGCACGCGCACGGGGGGGTCCTCGACATGAACAGCGAAGTCGGAAAAGGGACCGAATTCATCATCAAGATCCCGGTGAGGTACAGCAGTGGCCGATAGGGTCCTGATCGTCGAAGACAACGACGCGTTGCGCGTGGGGATCCGGCTGTCGATGGAGGAGGCCGGGTATTCCGTGCAGGAAGCTTCCTCGGGGGAGGAAGCGGTCCGCAAACTCGAAACCGAGCCGTGCCACGTGGTGGTCACCGATATCCGGATGGGGGATTTGAGCGGCGTCGACATCCTGAAGAAAGCGAAGGAGGTCAACTCCGAGATCGAGGTGATCCTGATGACCGCCTACGCCACCGTGGAAACGGCGATACAGGCGTTGCGGCTCGGTGCGTACGACTACATCCAGAAGCCGTTCGAGATCGAGCACCTGCTGCACCGGGTCCGTACCGCCCTGCGGATGGGCCGGATGCGGGGAGAGCTGGAGTTCTACCGGAAGGCCGATTACCGGAACGCCCTCGGTGAAGGCGCGCTGATCGCGGAGAGCCGGGGGATGAAGGAGATCCTGTCGGTGGTCAAGAAAGTGGCTCCGACCCCGGCGACGGTTCTGGTCACGGGAGAGACCGGCACCGGGAAGGAGCTGCTGGCCACGCTCGTCCACTTCGGATCCCCCCGGGCGAAGGGCCCCTTCGTGAAGGTGAATTGCGCCGCGCTGCACGAGAATCTCCTCGAGAGCGAGCTGTTCGGCCACGAGCGGGGGGCCTTTACCGGCGCGGAGAAGC from bacterium encodes the following:
- the prsK gene encoding PEP-CTERM system histidine kinase PrsK, with the protein product MALEILPYLPIAGGIYCIGLALFVFSRNPKNVSNIFFAIGMSTLAMVECGYAASVNDLFPVPPRFLYTLAVAGSILLPASWLSFSTVFGRDNPVDFLSRWKWVLAGVWLATLFFLAVLLVPAEYFSRGIPFSLDAVFPFFSIYCLTFTIANFEATFRSADHRQRWRIKYMVLGIVSVLLFLIYTLAYKLIYPLIFVDYTYLSTTIILIGCILISFSLVRHRLLDVNVSIGRQMIYHSFSVLFVGGSFIAIALIAHLIRSYGGDFSFYLSFLFVFVSALFLAILALSETVRKKTTRFLYENFYRFKYDYRKEWLDWTDRLSGKIGAEDLLPIIAKKIYENFWIGRTLLWVQDEADHRYKIVNPAGEDPYNVLPFEPQTLTILTEKDVPLILHPENVQAYMIKDPSDERLASAGISILVPIVIEQQLLGILGLSRSAHRNPLDREDHELMRVIAKQVGSAILKARLTEKLLRSREKEAFHSFSAFVLHDLKNFISMLSLMLANMDKRYDDPVFRKDMMLGISGTVEKMKRLIEHVSVFSGESALDRKTVDLNGVIRGTIREMRESIKSRIVEHYPALPAIDVDRDQVKKVITNLVLNADEATGANGEIRVRTAPGNGTIRVIVSDNGCGIPKDYLEKNLFRMFSTTKSTGFGVGLFQSKQIVEAHGGRIEVESAVGKGTTFTILLPTHESD
- the prsR gene encoding PEP-CTERM-box response regulator transcription factor, producing the protein MEKPKILIVEDEEVIRSQMKWALADSYDVLTAADRKSALERMDSDRPSLILLDLGLPPHPRSAEEGLITLEQILIADREAKVIVVTGNSEKESALKAIDRGAFDYFLKPADMPEVKIVLKRALNILALERENLALKEKALRGDFSALIGNSPRMQRVFSLIRKVATTDVSVLVTGESGTGKELVAREVHRLSQVREGPFIAINCGAIPETLLESELFGHEKGSFTGASAKVKGKIEYANLGTLFLDEIGELPLALQVKLLRFLQEHRVERVGGRELIPVEVRVIAATNKELKREVEEGRFREDLYFRLGVVTVTVPPLRDRGEDIVLLAKTFLRTYAEQYRKPIKDFRSDALSAITSYEWPGNVRELENRVKRAVIMGEGRLIVPADLELPSPGGDSTRMEPLRQIRGKIESEHIRRALIRRNWNISQVAIELGVSRPTLHDLMKKYRIEKDK